A region from the Actinoplanes sp. OR16 genome encodes:
- a CDS encoding excinuclease ABC subunit UvrA — protein sequence MSTETHVADSHDLIRVQGARVNNLKDVTIEIPKRRLTVFTGVSGSGKSSLVFGTIAAESQRMINETYSAFVQGFMPTQARPDVDVLDGLTTAIIVDQERMGSDPRSTVGTATDANAMLRILFSRLGDPYIGSPQAFSFNVASISGAGAVTIEKAGQTTKERRSFSIVGGMCSRCEGRGSVTDFDLTALYDDTKSINEGALTIPGYSLDGWYGRIFRGCGWFDCDRPIKDWTKKELDALLYKEPTKIKVEGINLTYVGLIPQIQKSFLSKDVDAMQPHIRAFVERAITFTTCPDCDGTRLSELARSSKIKGISIADACRMQISDLAAWVTGLDAPGVAPLLGKLRHTLDSFVEIGLGYLSLDRPSGTLSGGEAQRTKMIRHLGSALTDVTYVFDEPTIGLHPHDIQRMNELLLRLRDKGNTVLVVEHKPEAIAIGDRVVDLGPGAGTAGGTICFEGTVEELRKSDTLTGRHLDDRARLKEQVRTPSGKLEIRGATRHNLRDVDVDVPLGVLVVVTGVAGSGKSSLIHGSVPASAGVVSVDQVPIRGSRRSNPATYTGMLEPIRKAFAKANGVKPALFSANSEGACPACNGNGVIYTDLAMMAGVATPCEECEGKRFQAAVLEYRFGGRNISEVLGMSVAEAEEFFGAGEGRIPAAHAILKRLVDVGLGYLSVGQPLTTLSGGERQRLKLATHMADKGGIYVLDEPTTGLHLADVDNLLALLDRLVDAGKSVIVIEHHQAVMAHADWIIDLGPGAGHDGGKVVFEGTPADLIADRSTLTGEHLSEYVSAPQGT from the coding sequence ATGAGCACCGAAACGCACGTCGCGGACAGCCACGATCTGATCCGGGTGCAGGGCGCCCGGGTGAACAATCTGAAGGACGTGACGATCGAGATCCCGAAACGGCGGCTGACGGTCTTCACCGGCGTGTCCGGGTCGGGCAAGAGCTCGCTGGTGTTCGGCACGATCGCGGCCGAGTCGCAGCGGATGATCAACGAGACCTACAGCGCGTTCGTGCAGGGGTTCATGCCGACGCAGGCCCGGCCCGACGTCGACGTGCTGGACGGGCTGACCACCGCGATCATCGTGGACCAGGAGCGGATGGGCTCCGACCCGCGCTCGACGGTCGGCACCGCCACCGACGCCAACGCGATGCTGCGGATCCTGTTCAGCCGGCTCGGCGACCCGTACATCGGCTCGCCGCAGGCCTTCTCCTTCAACGTGGCGTCGATCTCCGGGGCGGGCGCGGTCACCATCGAGAAGGCCGGGCAGACCACGAAGGAACGGCGCAGCTTCAGCATCGTCGGCGGGATGTGCTCGCGGTGTGAGGGCCGCGGATCGGTGACCGACTTCGACCTGACCGCGCTCTACGACGACACCAAGTCGATCAACGAGGGTGCCCTGACCATCCCCGGGTACAGCCTGGACGGCTGGTATGGCCGGATCTTCCGTGGCTGCGGCTGGTTCGACTGCGACAGGCCGATCAAGGACTGGACGAAGAAGGAGCTCGACGCCCTCCTCTACAAGGAGCCCACGAAGATCAAGGTCGAGGGCATCAACCTCACCTACGTCGGCCTGATCCCGCAGATCCAGAAGTCGTTCCTGTCCAAGGACGTGGACGCGATGCAGCCGCACATCCGTGCCTTCGTCGAACGGGCGATCACGTTCACCACCTGCCCCGACTGCGACGGCACCCGGCTGTCCGAGCTGGCCCGGTCCTCGAAGATCAAGGGGATCAGCATCGCCGACGCCTGCCGGATGCAGATCAGCGACCTCGCCGCGTGGGTGACCGGGCTGGACGCGCCGGGCGTGGCGCCGCTGCTCGGCAAACTGCGGCACACCCTGGACTCCTTCGTCGAGATCGGGCTCGGCTATCTGTCGCTCGACCGGCCGTCCGGCACGCTGTCCGGCGGGGAGGCGCAGCGTACGAAGATGATCAGGCATCTCGGCTCCGCTCTGACCGACGTCACCTACGTCTTCGACGAGCCGACGATCGGTCTGCACCCGCACGACATCCAGCGGATGAACGAGCTGCTGCTACGGCTGCGCGACAAGGGCAACACGGTTCTCGTGGTCGAGCACAAGCCGGAGGCGATCGCGATCGGCGACCGGGTCGTCGACCTCGGGCCGGGCGCCGGGACCGCGGGCGGCACGATCTGCTTCGAGGGCACCGTCGAGGAACTGCGCAAGAGCGACACCCTGACCGGCCGGCACCTGGACGACCGGGCCCGGCTCAAGGAGCAGGTCCGCACGCCCTCCGGCAAGCTGGAGATCCGCGGCGCCACCCGGCACAACCTGCGGGACGTGGACGTCGACGTGCCGCTGGGTGTCCTGGTGGTGGTGACCGGGGTGGCCGGGTCGGGCAAGAGCTCGCTCATCCACGGATCGGTGCCGGCGAGCGCCGGAGTGGTCTCGGTGGATCAGGTGCCGATCAGGGGTTCACGTCGCAGCAATCCCGCGACGTACACGGGAATGCTCGAACCGATCCGCAAAGCCTTCGCCAAGGCGAACGGCGTGAAGCCGGCGCTGTTCAGCGCGAACTCGGAGGGCGCCTGCCCGGCGTGCAACGGCAACGGCGTGATCTACACGGATCTGGCGATGATGGCCGGCGTGGCGACGCCCTGCGAGGAGTGCGAGGGCAAGCGGTTCCAGGCGGCCGTCCTGGAGTACCGGTTCGGCGGCCGGAACATCAGCGAGGTGCTCGGCATGTCGGTTGCCGAGGCCGAGGAGTTCTTCGGGGCGGGCGAGGGGCGGATCCCGGCCGCGCACGCGATCCTGAAGCGGCTCGTCGACGTGGGACTCGGCTATCTGAGTGTGGGCCAGCCGCTCACGACGCTCTCCGGTGGCGAGCGGCAGCGGCTCAAGCTGGCGACGCACATGGCCGACAAGGGCGGGATCTACGTGCTCGACGAGCCGACCACCGGCCTGCACCTCGCCGACGTCGACAACCTGCTCGCGCTGCTGGACCGGCTCGTCGACGCGGGCAAGTCGGTGATCGTCATCGAGCATCACCAGGCGGTCATGGCCCATGCCGACTGGATCATCGACCTGGGCCCGGGAGCGGGCCACGACGGTGGCAAGGTCGTCTTCGAGGGAACCCCGGCCGACCTGATCGCGGACCGCTCCACACTGACCGGCGAGCACCTTTCGGAATACGTCAGCGCGCCTCAGGGAACGTGA
- a CDS encoding protealysin inhibitor emfourin → MTESVRAELRRSGGYAGRSLHVVMDSATLPEPDARRLSNLVRALDLTRLGAKILAPCRADLLRYDLTLQCGGRHWRGTVAEPTVPAELRPLLRFLTQQAMITFPEAR, encoded by the coding sequence GTGACCGAATCCGTCCGCGCGGAGCTACGACGATCGGGCGGTTACGCCGGCCGATCCCTGCACGTCGTCATGGACTCCGCCACCCTGCCCGAACCCGACGCCCGCCGACTCTCCAACCTCGTCCGTGCCCTCGACCTCACCCGCCTGGGCGCCAAGATCCTGGCCCCCTGCCGTGCGGACCTGCTGCGTTACGACCTGACCCTGCAATGCGGAGGCCGGCACTGGCGCGGCACCGTGGCCGAGCCGACGGTGCCGGCCGAACTCCGTCCCCTGCTCCGTTTCCTGACTCAGCAGGCGATGATCACGTTCCCTGAGGCGCGCTGA
- a CDS encoding RNA polymerase subunit sigma-70, with product MGADTTLAEPGVSWSEAERYRRELHVHCYRMLGSFEDAEDTVQETFLRAWRRRETFEGRSTFRAWLYRIATNACLDLLAKRRPQPATGGEVPWLQPYPDALLDELPAAGADEPEALAVARETIELAYVVAVQHLAPRPRAVLILRDLLGWPAKDVAELLGDSVNSVNSALQRARAGMREHLPAERQDWTGAEGDAATRDLVRRFTDASLDTDIPALTAMLREDVRYAMPPTPGLYAGRDVVIGDWLDQGFAEMTGLRAVPTTVNRQPAVACYHWRESEGAYLPLTIDVLRISGGAITEIFIFHSDRFPSLGLPDRLPAGSGE from the coding sequence ATGGGTGCGGACACGACACTGGCCGAACCGGGAGTGAGCTGGAGCGAGGCCGAGCGGTACCGGCGGGAGCTGCACGTGCACTGCTACCGGATGCTCGGCTCGTTCGAGGACGCCGAGGACACCGTGCAGGAGACGTTCCTGCGGGCCTGGCGGCGGCGGGAGACGTTCGAGGGGCGGTCGACGTTCCGGGCCTGGCTCTACCGGATCGCCACGAACGCCTGCCTCGACCTGCTCGCCAAACGCCGCCCGCAGCCCGCGACCGGTGGCGAGGTGCCGTGGTTGCAGCCCTACCCGGACGCGCTGCTCGACGAGCTGCCGGCGGCCGGCGCGGACGAGCCGGAGGCGCTCGCCGTGGCGCGGGAGACGATCGAGCTGGCGTACGTGGTCGCGGTCCAGCATCTCGCGCCGCGCCCGCGGGCCGTGCTGATCCTGCGGGACCTGCTCGGCTGGCCGGCGAAGGACGTCGCGGAGCTGCTCGGCGACTCGGTCAACTCGGTGAACAGCGCGCTGCAGCGGGCCCGGGCGGGCATGCGTGAGCATCTGCCCGCCGAGCGCCAGGACTGGACCGGCGCGGAGGGCGATGCCGCTACGCGTGACCTGGTCCGCCGGTTCACCGACGCGAGTCTGGACACGGACATCCCGGCCCTCACCGCGATGCTGCGCGAGGACGTCCGCTATGCGATGCCTCCGACCCCCGGTCTGTACGCCGGCCGCGACGTGGTGATCGGCGATTGGCTGGACCAGGGCTTCGCCGAGATGACCGGGCTGCGGGCCGTCCCCACCACGGTGAACCGGCAGCCGGCGGTCGCGTGCTACCACTGGCGGGAGAGCGAGGGCGCCTACCTGCCGCTCACGATCGACGTCCTGCGCATCAGCGGCGGCGCGATCACCGAGATCTTCATCTTCCACAGCGACCGGTTCCCGAGTCTCGGCCTCCCGGACCGGCTGCCGGCCGGGAGTGGGGAGTGA
- a CDS encoding DUF6069 family protein produces the protein MTGGFRRLVLTGIAGTAAAVALTTFAAAVAEAAGVGFVIPGGGGEAIPLSGFAVVTGLFSVVGVVMAAAFLRWSAHPARRFLVTSVALTMISLVPPLISGASAGTVTVLIVLHLVAAAVMIPALTKVLSAGSGSGASPAPAARPA, from the coding sequence ATGACCGGTGGTTTCCGCAGGCTCGTCCTCACCGGCATCGCCGGCACTGCTGCGGCGGTGGCGCTGACCACCTTCGCCGCCGCTGTCGCCGAGGCCGCCGGGGTCGGATTCGTGATCCCCGGCGGCGGTGGCGAGGCGATCCCGTTGTCCGGGTTCGCCGTGGTGACCGGCCTCTTCTCGGTCGTCGGCGTGGTGATGGCCGCCGCGTTCCTGCGGTGGAGCGCTCACCCCGCCCGGCGGTTCCTGGTGACGTCGGTGGCGCTGACCATGATCTCGCTGGTCCCGCCGCTGATCTCCGGAGCGAGCGCCGGGACCGTCACCGTCCTCATCGTGCTGCACCTCGTCGCCGCGGCGGTGATGATCCCGGCGCTGACGAAGGTCCTCAGTGCAGGATCGGGATCAGGTGCGTCACCCGCTCCAGCAGCTCGGCCGGCGTGA
- a CDS encoding response regulator transcription factor translates to MPQSPTTTITFSDAHANGLWRVEDWAAALEPPTVLVVEDDEECRELIAEELRAAGYRALVTDNGLTAMSLAAGEHPSLIVLDVTTRKLNGLGFVYELHSSPETAQIPVIICGNGEPSDMELGRVVGAEEYLVKPFTPAELLERVTHLIPILH, encoded by the coding sequence ATGCCCCAGTCCCCCACCACCACGATCACGTTCAGCGACGCGCACGCGAACGGCCTCTGGCGGGTTGAGGATTGGGCGGCGGCTCTGGAGCCCCCCACCGTCCTGGTCGTCGAGGACGACGAGGAGTGCCGTGAGCTGATCGCCGAGGAGCTGCGGGCCGCCGGGTACCGCGCCCTGGTCACCGACAACGGCCTCACCGCGATGTCCCTCGCGGCCGGCGAGCACCCGTCGCTGATCGTCCTGGACGTGACGACCCGCAAGCTCAACGGGCTGGGTTTCGTCTACGAGCTGCACTCGTCCCCGGAGACCGCCCAGATCCCGGTGATCATCTGCGGCAACGGCGAGCCGTCCGACATGGAGCTCGGTCGCGTGGTCGGCGCCGAGGAGTACCTGGTCAAGCCGTTCACGCCGGCCGAGCTGCTGGAGCGGGTGACGCACCTGATCCCGATCCTGCACTGA
- a CDS encoding siderophore-interacting protein codes for MPGEATVTQTAVPTTEAPPFRFFPVEVLRVDRLSPNFVRVTFTGDDLDRFADNGYDQRIKLIPPLEGSGFDHMPEGLDWYTQWRDLPEERRNPIRTYTVRGVRRHLREVDVDMVLHGVSGPASRWAVSARPGTKALLMGPNADFAGSAGGIDFHPPVATRRILLGGDETAVPAIASILAKLPADAIGEAVLEVPEAADRLEISAPAGFRVTWLSRDGGVHGTGLIPEIEAAAQRLLGDCTKPVGVDLEDIDVDHDILWEVPDGTETTIDGFYAWLAGEAGVIKTLRRHLVSGCGVDRRAVAFMGYWRLGKAEC; via the coding sequence ATGCCTGGGGAGGCGACCGTGACCCAGACCGCCGTGCCTACGACCGAGGCGCCCCCGTTCCGGTTCTTCCCGGTCGAGGTGCTCCGGGTCGACCGGCTCAGCCCGAACTTCGTCCGGGTGACCTTCACCGGTGACGACCTGGACCGGTTCGCCGACAACGGCTACGACCAGCGGATCAAGCTCATCCCGCCGCTGGAGGGCTCCGGCTTCGACCACATGCCGGAGGGCCTGGACTGGTACACCCAGTGGCGCGACCTGCCCGAGGAGCGCCGCAACCCGATCCGCACCTACACGGTCCGCGGCGTGCGCCGGCACCTGCGCGAGGTCGACGTCGACATGGTGCTGCACGGTGTGAGCGGCCCGGCGTCGCGATGGGCGGTCAGTGCCCGTCCCGGGACGAAGGCGCTGCTCATGGGTCCGAACGCGGACTTCGCGGGCAGCGCGGGCGGCATCGACTTCCACCCGCCGGTCGCCACCCGGCGCATCCTGCTCGGCGGCGACGAGACCGCCGTCCCGGCGATCGCCTCGATCCTGGCCAAGCTGCCGGCCGACGCGATCGGCGAGGCCGTCCTCGAAGTCCCGGAGGCCGCCGACCGCCTGGAGATCAGCGCGCCTGCCGGCTTCCGTGTGACCTGGTTGTCGCGGGACGGAGGCGTACACGGAACGGGGTTGATCCCGGAGATCGAGGCGGCCGCCCAGCGTCTGCTCGGCGACTGCACCAAGCCGGTCGGGGTCGATCTCGAGGACATCGACGTCGATCACGACATCCTCTGGGAGGTCCCGGACGGGACCGAGACCACGATCGACGGCTTCTACGCCTGGCTCGCCGGCGAGGCCGGAGTGATCAAGACGCTGCGCCGTCACCTGGTCAGCGGCTGTGGCGTCGACCGGCGTGCGGTGGCCTTCATGGGCTACTGGCGCCTCGGCAAGGCGGAGTGCTGA
- a CDS encoding methyl-accepting chemotaxis protein: protein MRGLLERLLGDRSLLIKSTVAAFCVALVALGVTIVALTRMAELRDDLQRMKSQHVDSMEQIADMRGGLTEYFRSALKYSAGESGNNAQLKQAGLDQAADASTKIDEAVAVYEQIATRSGAGDRLEKLQAFSEAVIYHRGLSTVIIFGQAPPAGFEMPAADQILAAFNTSDATITDTMDALQTAEEADADAMAVHGTESYNRARLITILGLVIGIVIAAFIGYGVMQLIKRQLATVSRALSAVADGDLTVPAEVRSRDELGQMAEATNRARDGLITSVRKLTHGADVLGDVTQRLSMITNRLDAEAREAAEQANLVAGTAGEVSASVQSVAAGSDEMGASIREISQNANSAAQVASGAVGVAQTTNDTVAKLGTSSEEIGNVVKVITQIAEQTNLLALNATIEAARAGESGKGFAVVATEVKDLAQETAKATEDISQRVQAIQADTASAVVAIQEISRIISEINDYQVTIASAVEEQTATTNEMSRSIGEAANGSSNIAGSINAVASAAHATTSALGEAEASVSELTTVAGELREVVAAFRV from the coding sequence ATGCGGGGTTTACTGGAGCGGCTCCTCGGCGACCGGAGTCTGCTGATCAAGAGCACCGTGGCGGCCTTCTGCGTGGCGCTCGTGGCGCTGGGCGTCACCATCGTGGCGCTCACCCGGATGGCCGAGCTCCGCGACGACCTGCAGAGGATGAAGAGCCAGCACGTCGACAGCATGGAGCAGATCGCCGACATGCGCGGCGGCCTCACCGAATACTTCCGCAGCGCCCTCAAGTACAGCGCCGGCGAGTCCGGGAACAACGCGCAGCTGAAGCAGGCCGGCCTCGACCAGGCCGCGGACGCGTCCACGAAGATCGACGAGGCGGTCGCCGTCTATGAGCAGATCGCGACCAGGTCCGGCGCCGGCGACCGGCTGGAGAAGCTCCAGGCGTTCTCCGAGGCCGTGATCTACCACCGCGGGCTCAGCACCGTGATCATCTTCGGTCAGGCGCCGCCTGCCGGTTTCGAGATGCCGGCCGCCGACCAGATCCTCGCGGCGTTCAACACCTCGGACGCCACGATCACCGACACGATGGACGCGCTGCAGACCGCCGAGGAGGCCGACGCGGACGCGATGGCCGTGCACGGGACGGAGTCGTACAACCGGGCCCGCCTCATCACGATCCTCGGCCTGGTGATCGGCATCGTCATCGCGGCGTTCATCGGCTACGGCGTGATGCAGCTGATCAAGCGGCAGCTCGCGACGGTCTCCCGGGCGCTCAGCGCGGTCGCCGACGGCGATCTGACGGTTCCGGCCGAGGTGCGGTCCCGGGACGAGCTGGGCCAGATGGCCGAGGCCACGAACCGGGCACGCGACGGCCTGATCACCAGCGTCCGCAAGCTCACGCACGGCGCCGACGTGCTCGGCGACGTCACCCAGCGGCTCAGCATGATCACCAATCGGCTGGACGCCGAGGCGCGGGAGGCCGCCGAGCAGGCGAACCTGGTCGCGGGCACGGCCGGCGAAGTGTCGGCGAGCGTGCAGTCGGTCGCGGCCGGCAGCGACGAGATGGGCGCGTCGATCCGGGAGATCTCGCAGAACGCCAACAGCGCCGCGCAGGTGGCCTCGGGCGCGGTCGGCGTCGCGCAGACCACCAACGACACGGTGGCGAAGCTGGGCACCTCGTCCGAGGAGATCGGCAACGTGGTCAAGGTGATCACGCAGATCGCCGAGCAGACGAACCTGCTGGCCCTGAACGCGACGATCGAGGCAGCCCGCGCCGGTGAGTCCGGCAAGGGGTTCGCCGTGGTGGCGACCGAGGTGAAGGATCTCGCCCAGGAGACCGCGAAGGCGACCGAGGACATCTCTCAGCGCGTTCAGGCGATCCAGGCGGACACGGCCAGCGCCGTCGTCGCCATCCAGGAGATCTCCCGGATCATCTCCGAGATCAACGACTACCAGGTGACGATCGCGTCGGCGGTCGAGGAGCAGACCGCCACGACGAACGAGATGAGCCGCAGCATCGGCGAGGCCGCGAACGGCAGCTCCAACATCGCGGGCAGCATCAACGCGGTGGCGAGCGCCGCGCACGCCACGACCTCGGCGCTGGGCGAGGCCGAGGCGTCGGTCAGCGAACTGACCACCGTGGCCGGCGAACTACGCGAGGTCGTGGCGGCATTCCGCGTCTAG